In Nilaparvata lugens isolate BPH chromosome 5, ASM1435652v1, whole genome shotgun sequence, the following proteins share a genomic window:
- the LOC111063135 gene encoding chimeric ERCC6-PGBD3 protein-like: MAADNYVVTFEGLTLDDVLQELESEDPDGLRRLIYITPPDEGADTEVDSDKSDDEAEGDVNHLGRNMLRSICEVQTECTPNVQPQLTTSTGDNMTSTGEPKDNMISTGEPEDYNYVLEMPPSISRPLPTNENMDLDNSASSNLNPSESLIQVEGQSTSINTRHSNRKRTRTIESDSSIDETENVVLLDDRPTVKNKNKGKKSKSTAKKTMKEMAAEKKKAMIDQWKPQKPDFKLNLNCDPIPCSDGAMECETPLDFFLLFFSDDLLDYICEQSNLYALQKNVDLNLTRDELWVFFGGLLMSGYAKYPNKRMYWSTDDDVPKLLSQSIRCNRFEQILRYLHLNDNTQNDKSDKLLNSGPTSRH; encoded by the exons ATGGCAGCCGACAATTATGTTGTCACGTTCGAGGG GCTTACACTTGATGATGTTCTTCAAGAGTTGGAGTCTGAGGATCCAGATGGGCTTCGGCGGCTGATTTACATTACTCCTCCTGATGAGGGTGCTGACACCGAAGTCGACAGTGACAAATCAGATGATGAGGCTGAAGGTGATGTGAATCATCTGGGGAGAAATATGCTGAGAAGTATTTGTGAGGTGCAGACTGAATGCACACCTAACGTTCAACCACAGCTTACAACAAGTACAGGAGATAATATGACCAGTACAGGCGAGCCTAAAGATAACATGATCAGTACAGGTGAGCCTgaagattataattatgttcTTGAGATGCCACCAAGTATCAGTAGGCCTTTGCCAACTAATGAGAATATGGATCTTGATAATTCAGCTTCAAGCAATTTGAATCCATCAGAAAGTCTTATTCAAGTTGAGGGTCAAAGTACAAGTATCAATACTAGACATTCCAATCGTAAAAGAACTCGTACCATAGAATCAGACAGTAGCATCGATGAAACTGAAAATGTAGTACTTTTAGATGATAGGCCTACTGTTAAAAATAAGAACAAGGGTAAGAAAAGCAAATCCACAGCTAAAAAGACTATGAAAGAAATGGCAGCTGAGAAAAAAAAGGCTATGATTGATCAGTGGAAACCACAAAAGCctgattttaaattaaatttgaattgtgACCCTATTCCATGTTCTGATGGAGCTATGGAATGTGAAACacctttggatttttttttattatttttcagtgatGACCTTCTAGATTATATTTGTGAACAAAGTAACTTATATGCTTTACAGAAGAATGTTGACCTAAATCTTACAAGAGATGAGTTATGGGTTTTTTTTGGAGGTCTTCTCATGTCAGGCTATGCCAAGTATCCAAATAAAAGAATGTATTGGTCAACGGATGATGATGTACCTAAACTTCTGTCTCAAAGTATTCGATGCAACAGATTTGAGCAGATTCTTAGATATCTTCACTTGAATGATAACACCCAAAATGATAAATCTGATAAACTTTTAAACTCAGGCCCTACATCGAGGCACTGA